Part of the Sodalinema gerasimenkoae IPPAS B-353 genome is shown below.
ACGTGGATGGATTGCGGGGAGATATTGTCACCAACCGAGCCGCTAAAGCCTTAGCCGCCTTTGAGGGGCGTACAGAGGTCACCCTGGATGATGTTCGCCGCATTATTACCCTCTGTCTGCGTCACCGCTTACGGAAAGATCCCATGGAAACCATTGATTCTGGGACGAAAGTGCAAAAGGTGTTTTCTGAGGTGTTTGGTGTTCCTCTGGATGAGAACTAGGAGCATTAGATCTCAATGACAGCCGCTAACCCACGTATATTGGGACTCGATCCGGGGTTGGCGCGTTTGGGGTTTGGGGCGATCGTAGTTGAAGATGGCGATCGCCCCAAACCCCTTGATTTTGGCATTATCCAGACTCCCGCCAAACAACCCATTGGCGATCGCCTCCAGACCATTTATGAGGATTTACATGCTCTGTGTGAGCAGTTTTCTCCGCAACTGGTGGTGGTTGAGAAGCTTTTTTTTTATCGCATGAGTAATCTGATTTCGGTGGCTCAGGCCCGAGGGGTGATTCTTTTGGTTTTAGCTCAGCATCAATTGCCCTTAATTGAACTGACACCGGGACAAGTGAAACAGTCGTTAACTGGGTATGGGAATGCCTCAAAATTGGAGGTGCAGGAGGCGGTGGCTCGGGAATTAGATCTCGATGAAATTCCTAAACCTGATGATGCGGCCGATGCTCTGGCAGTGGCGATCGCCGGTAGCCTCTTTGCCAATGATGAGGTTTAAAAACCGGTTGTCCGACTCTGAGATTGAGGTGATTTGAGCAAGTATGGGCTGTAGGGAATTGACCCTAGCCATAAAAATTAACCCGTGAATTGGCAGGAACTTGGGAACCTAAGGCATCATAAAGACATAGGAAAGAAGGAGTCTATGAATGCCCGAAGCTCCACCCGTGAGGCTCAGCGGTTAAAGGCGGTTCAGCGTTATCAGATTTTGGACAGTCCCCCAGATGGGGCTTTTGACCGAATCACAGCGATCGCTGCGCGGTTATTTCAGGTCCCCATTGCCCTCGTGACCATTGTCGATCGCGATCGCATTTGGTTTAAATCACGACAGGGGGTGACTCTGTCTGAAATTAGCCGAGAACCAGGACTCTGCGCCTCCGCTATCTTACAAGATGAGGTCTATGACGTTCGCGACGCCCTCACCGACCCTCGCGCCCTCAATAATTCCTTGGTGCGAGGACAGTTTGGGCTGCGATTTTATGCCGCCGCGCCCTTAAGGACTGAAGACGGGTACCACCTGGGAACCCTCTGTGTTATTGATAGAAAGCCGCGCCAGATCACCCCAGACGAACGGCAAACCCTCCAAGATCTCGCCGCAATTGTCATGGAGGAGATGGAACTGCGCCTCGCGGCCCGTAACCTGGTGGAGACCAGTGAAAGCCAACGGCAAGCCATTGACCATTTCTATCATCATGCTCCCTGTGGCTATCACTCCCTAGGTCCTGACGGCATTTTCATCGAAATCAATAATACCGAACTCCATTGGCTCGGCTATGAGCGTAGCGACATCATTGGCAAGCTGCGGTTTTCGGATCTATTAACCGCCGAGAGTCAAACCACCTTTGCCATAAACTTCCCTCAATTCAAGGAACGGGGACGAGTGGATGACCTGGAATTTGAGCTGATTCGGGCTGATGGCTCCCGCTTCTGGGTCCTGATTAACGCCATCGCCGAATATGACGAGCAGGGCCACTATCTCAAAAGTCGATCCACGATGCATAACATCAACGATCGCAAACAGGCCGAGATTGCCCTACGCCAACTCAACCAATGTTTAGAAACTAAAG
Proteins encoded:
- the ruvC gene encoding crossover junction endodeoxyribonuclease RuvC; its protein translation is MTAANPRILGLDPGLARLGFGAIVVEDGDRPKPLDFGIIQTPAKQPIGDRLQTIYEDLHALCEQFSPQLVVVEKLFFYRMSNLISVAQARGVILLVLAQHQLPLIELTPGQVKQSLTGYGNASKLEVQEAVARELDLDEIPKPDDAADALAVAIAGSLFANDEV